Proteins co-encoded in one Myxococcales bacterium genomic window:
- a CDS encoding chemotaxis protein CheB: MQQNLRIQVVSEGNLAQRLLCRSLEKQNGVELEKTTLRIEDLKNLTEDQRPDLFVVSFNSQREELTAVIQICKGMDHPALVFSSLLPDPDYVVKLKQLGAFEVIEKTAPDNAGDSYYRYLGTKISVLSQGAVTQWKRKSAKPQIVAHMSNSNKLPLTGIPAKIVVAIGLEGQNSLPLVKLLHDMNRLPDIAFVVAHRITDERLLKKWASELNEQSGYHVAVAGHGSPVYENSVLLAPVGKVLMVHGKKAALDEADEKDSDQLFDFLFDSAGSCYHDRSVGAIIGGLPQNGHEGMEKMRSFGGVSFHEIPDNEKPTHFSNNRRMPFPLLVLMLRRHLQQLKQ, encoded by the coding sequence ATGCAGCAAAATCTCCGGATCCAGGTCGTTTCGGAAGGCAATCTTGCCCAGCGGTTGTTATGCCGTTCCCTCGAAAAACAAAACGGCGTCGAGCTGGAAAAAACCACTTTGCGAATCGAGGATTTGAAGAATCTGACGGAAGACCAGCGTCCCGATTTGTTCGTGGTCAGCTTCAACAGCCAGCGGGAAGAATTGACGGCCGTCATTCAAATCTGCAAAGGAATGGACCATCCGGCACTGGTGTTTTCTTCGTTGTTGCCCGACCCGGATTACGTGGTGAAATTAAAGCAATTAGGGGCGTTCGAAGTTATTGAAAAGACGGCGCCCGACAATGCCGGAGATAGTTATTATCGCTATTTGGGAACCAAAATCAGCGTTTTATCGCAGGGCGCGGTCACACAATGGAAGCGAAAAAGCGCCAAACCGCAAATTGTCGCCCATATGTCCAACTCCAATAAATTGCCCCTGACCGGCATTCCGGCCAAAATCGTCGTCGCGATCGGTCTGGAAGGGCAGAATTCCCTGCCGCTGGTCAAGCTGCTGCATGATATGAACCGCCTGCCGGACATCGCTTTTGTGGTCGCGCATCGGATTACCGACGAACGGCTGCTGAAAAAGTGGGCTTCCGAGCTCAACGAACAAAGCGGTTATCACGTGGCCGTCGCCGGTCACGGGTCGCCGGTCTACGAAAACAGCGTCCTGCTCGCGCCGGTCGGCAAGGTCTTGATGGTGCACGGGAAAAAGGCGGCGCTGGACGAAGCCGACGAAAAAGACTCGGACCAGTTGTTCGATTTTCTGTTCGATTCGGCGGGCTCGTGCTACCACGACCGGTCGGTGGGCGCGATCATCGGCGGCTTGCCGCAAAACGGCCACGAGGGCATGGAAAAAATGCGCTCGTTCGGCGGCGTCAGTTTTCATGAGATACCCGACAATGAAAAGCCGACTCATTTCAGCAACAACCGGCGGATGCCGTTTCCCTTGTTGGTGCTGATGCTGCGCCGTCATCTCCAGCAACTGAAGCAGTAA
- a CDS encoding DUF1285 domain-containing protein: MADGPSNRFAELDLSIDRDGLWRHQGEEITHPGLLAALYNALQRIDGDWFVCAENLKVPVKVADCPYVVLSVRHYEDRIELLLTDGRHVALDPATLTVDRENVPRCAIAPTGRPVRFSRTAWLQLAEAIEENADGSYTLVAGGRRHPLRFTA; the protein is encoded by the coding sequence ATGGCCGACGGCCCGAGCAACCGTTTCGCGGAACTGGATCTCTCGATCGACCGCGACGGACTGTGGCGGCACCAGGGCGAGGAGATCACCCATCCGGGTCTGCTGGCGGCCTTGTACAACGCGCTGCAACGGATCGACGGCGACTGGTTCGTCTGCGCCGAAAACCTCAAGGTGCCGGTGAAGGTGGCCGACTGCCCCTACGTGGTGCTGTCGGTGCGCCATTACGAAGACCGGATCGAGCTTTTGCTGACCGACGGCCGGCACGTCGCGCTGGACCCCGCAACGCTGACCGTCGACCGGGAAAACGTGCCGCGTTGCGCGATCGCCCCGACCGGCCGGCCGGTTCGTTTTTCGCGGACGGCCTGGCTGCAACTGGCCGAGGCGATCGAGGAAAACGCCGACGGCTCGTATACCCTGGTCGCCGGCGGGCGCCGGCATCCGCTTCGTTTCACGGCTTGA
- a CDS encoding flippase-like domain-containing protein has translation MPYVLLLLGFALLALLIARIGPERLWLAWRQAAKPPIVAVALVFAGGIFVRALKWRIFLRATEHRVPYFACLRAYVLNAFLGNLTPARGGEMLAPIWLAEYRVPAATSLAIVVVDRLLDVVAILSLFCLAAWNLGRLVPAASAAYRHAGFAAAAIVTGALLALLIVLARLPWAVARLEKRPGRISARLTALLRSFQQALTPLRRRGVLAPNLCLTFASWMFDIATGYLVIRAFLPELGYLDSATATLFACVASIASFIPGGIGVGAIGYTMVITLLGYDEKAVASGAVVVTLLTQLTRAALAGLLYRRRGAARPD, from the coding sequence TTGCCGTACGTGCTGTTGCTGCTGGGTTTTGCGCTGTTGGCGTTGTTGATCGCGCGGATCGGCCCGGAGCGCCTGTGGCTTGCCTGGCGGCAGGCGGCCAAGCCGCCGATCGTGGCGGTGGCGCTGGTGTTCGCGGGCGGCATTTTCGTCCGCGCGCTCAAGTGGCGGATCTTTCTCCGCGCGACGGAGCACCGCGTGCCCTATTTCGCCTGCCTCCGCGCTTACGTCCTCAACGCGTTTCTCGGCAACCTGACGCCGGCCCGCGGCGGCGAAATGCTGGCGCCGATCTGGCTGGCCGAGTACCGCGTCCCGGCGGCGACGAGCCTGGCGATCGTGGTCGTCGATCGCTTGCTGGACGTGGTCGCGATCCTGAGCCTGTTCTGCCTGGCGGCCTGGAACCTGGGCCGCCTCGTGCCCGCCGCGTCGGCCGCCTACCGGCACGCGGGCTTCGCGGCCGCCGCGATCGTGACGGGGGCGCTACTCGCGCTGCTGATCGTTCTGGCGCGGTTGCCGTGGGCCGTCGCCCGGCTGGAAAAGCGGCCCGGCCGAATCAGCGCCCGGCTGACGGCGCTCTTGCGCTCGTTTCAACAAGCCCTGACGCCGCTGCGCCGCAGGGGCGTCTTGGCGCCGAACCTTTGTTTGACCTTCGCCTCCTGGATGTTCGACATCGCCACCGGCTACCTGGTCATCCGCGCCTTTCTACCGGAACTCGGCTATCTCGACAGCGCCACGGCGACCCTCTTCGCCTGCGTCGCGTCGATCGCCAGTTTCATTCCGGGCGGCATCGGCGTGGGCGCGATCGGCTATACGATGGTGATCACCCTGCTGGGTTACGACGAAAAGGCGGTGGCTTCGGGGGCGGTGGTGGTCACGCTGCTGACGCAATTGACGCGGGCGGCGCTGGCCGGCCTGCTCTATCGCCGGCGCGGCGCGGCGCGGCCGGATTAG